From the Meriones unguiculatus strain TT.TT164.6M chromosome 12, Bangor_MerUng_6.1, whole genome shotgun sequence genome, one window contains:
- the Dcaf16 gene encoding LOW QUALITY PROTEIN: DDB1- and CUL4-associated factor 16 (The sequence of the model RefSeq protein was modified relative to this genomic sequence to represent the inferred CDS: inserted 3 bases in 2 codons; deleted 1 base in 1 codon; substituted 5 bases at 5 genomic stop codons), translating to MGPKMSSPNCLTESEIKGERSTFREQWDFSEEDDPIMPSLTPLGNLACQVKDLLKYLKLGNFXNPNFXLXHTELLKQNNLVYILVRLFHCFPLCPQLKPIPEXPXLASSGVPTLQRPLKNLSQLSRYHATLNGALHFASKQLSQTLSKALPKCXYIIQFPDSYVFXCCCDCLTQVDKETACTTFSYTDLQKAVNKLLTASP from the exons ATGGGCCCCAAAATGTCATCTCCTAATTgtttaacagaatcagaaatcaAAGGAGAAAGGTCTACCTTTAGAGAACAATGGGATTTCTCTGAAGAAGATGACCCCATAATGCCCAGCCTAACACCTCTTGGAAATCTTGCCTGCCAGGTGAAGGAccttttaaaatatctaaaactTGGAAACTTTTAGAATCCCAATTTCTAGTTATAGCATACTGaactcttaaaacaaaacaatctagTCTATATACTTGTAAGACTCTTCCATTGCTTCCCATTGTGTCCCCAACTGAAACCAATTCCTGAATAgc ttctggcctcttctggagTCCCAACTCTTCAAAGGCCCCTTAAAAATCTCAGCCAGCTCTCTAGATATCATGCTACCCTAAATGGAGCATTGCAT TTTGCCAGCAAACAGCTAAGCCAAACACTGAGTAAAGCCCTTCCCAAATGTTAATATATAATTCAGTTCCCTGActcttatgtttt ttgttgctgtgactgcCTGACACAGGTAGATAAGGAAACAGCCTGCACTACCTTTTCCTACACTGATCTCCAGAAGGCAGTTAACAAACTCCTAACTGCTTCACCATAA